The Geobacter sp. AOG2 genome includes a window with the following:
- the rpsJ gene encoding 30S ribosomal protein S10 yields MQSQKIRIRLKAYDHKLLDVSVGEIVETAKRTGARVAGPIPLPTVINKYCVLRGPHVDKKSRDQFEIRTHKRLIDILDPTQQTVDALMKLDLSAGVDVEIKL; encoded by the coding sequence ATGCAGAGCCAGAAGATCAGAATCCGCCTTAAGGCGTATGACCACAAGCTGCTGGACGTTTCGGTAGGAGAAATCGTAGAGACGGCAAAGAGAACCGGCGCACGCGTGGCCGGACCGATTCCACTGCCGACGGTCATCAATAAGTACTGCGTCCTCCGTGGACCTCACGTTGATAAAAAGTCCCGGGATCAGTTTGAGATTAGAACCCACAAACGTCTGATCGATATTCTCGATCCTACTCAGCAGACCGTTGATGCCCTTATGAAACTGGATCTGTCTGCCGGCGTGGATGTTGAGATCAAACTGTAA